In Rhodanobacter humi, the following are encoded in one genomic region:
- a CDS encoding AraC family transcriptional regulator, with protein sequence MQDVPGQFDHPADMAQFRHPPHRDGVELYRAHIVRYAFEPHCHDGFGLGAIESGVERFRYRGAEHLAPPDSLVMMNADELHTGSAETAGGWRYRMIYIDPALAARITGEPDWWFDRAVRTDQAGTREVTALLDALWRADEPLAFDSLLAVLLDRFRAYARVPRPAPVQAAIRFAPVIDYLHAHLAERLSLDLLAAVAGLSPFHFLRQFRMQHHATPQQMLMALRLCRAKRLLDAGEPPAQVAATTGLSDQAHLTRAFARRYGATPARYQRQVRS encoded by the coding sequence ATGCAGGACGTACCCGGCCAGTTCGATCACCCCGCCGACATGGCGCAGTTCCGGCATCCGCCGCACCGTGACGGCGTCGAGCTTTATCGCGCGCATATCGTGCGGTATGCCTTCGAGCCGCATTGCCATGACGGCTTCGGTCTGGGGGCGATCGAGTCCGGCGTGGAGCGGTTCCGCTACCGTGGCGCCGAGCATCTGGCGCCGCCCGACTCGCTGGTGATGATGAACGCCGACGAGCTGCACACCGGCAGCGCCGAGACCGCAGGCGGTTGGCGCTATCGCATGATCTACATCGACCCGGCGCTGGCGGCACGGATCACTGGCGAGCCCGATTGGTGGTTCGACCGGGCGGTACGCACGGACCAGGCCGGCACGCGCGAGGTCACCGCCCTGCTCGATGCGCTCTGGCGAGCCGACGAACCGCTGGCCTTCGACAGCCTGCTCGCCGTGCTGCTCGACCGCTTCCGTGCATATGCCCGCGTGCCGCGCCCGGCTCCCGTCCAGGCGGCAATCCGCTTCGCCCCGGTGATCGACTATCTGCATGCGCACCTGGCCGAGCGCCTCAGCCTCGACCTGCTGGCCGCCGTGGCCGGACTCAGCCCGTTCCATTTCCTGCGCCAGTTCCGCATGCAGCATCACGCCACCCCACAGCAGATGCTGATGGCGTTGCGGCTGTGCCGCGCCAAGCGCCTGCTCGATGCAGGCGAGCCACCGGCCCAGGTGGCGGCAACCACCGGCCTGAGCGACCAGGCCCACCTCACCCGTGCCTTCGCGCGGCGCTACGGCGCGACGCCGGCGCGCTACCAGCGCCAAGTGAGAAGCTGA
- a CDS encoding 5'-3' exonuclease: MNAQRRDAAHLVDGSLYVFRAWHSMPDEFHDADGHPANAVHGYTRFLCELLEKVRPERLAVAFDASLTSSFRNAIYPPYKANRELPPPDLERQFVLCREVTAALGIPVMIDHQYEADDLIGSALWNLRAHGVPGVIVSADKDFGQLLGEHDEQWDYARNLRWGPAGVHEKLGVHPHQVADYLALCGDAVDNIPGVPGIGAKTAAALLSHFGSLEALLERVDEVPFLRLRGAASCAAKLREHGEQALLYRRLTRIALDAPVPDGVDALCRRRGDSGALQNLCERLRFGPLTRNRLNALVDGGAGD, translated from the coding sequence ATGAACGCGCAACGTCGCGACGCCGCCCACCTGGTCGATGGCAGCCTGTACGTGTTCCGCGCCTGGCACTCGATGCCGGACGAGTTCCACGACGCCGACGGCCACCCGGCCAACGCGGTGCACGGCTACACCCGCTTCCTGTGCGAGTTGCTGGAGAAGGTGCGCCCGGAACGCCTCGCGGTGGCCTTCGACGCCTCGCTCACCAGCTCGTTCCGCAACGCGATCTACCCGCCCTACAAGGCCAACCGCGAACTGCCGCCGCCCGACCTCGAACGCCAGTTCGTGCTGTGCCGCGAAGTGACCGCGGCGCTCGGCATTCCGGTGATGATCGACCACCAGTACGAGGCCGACGACCTGATCGGCAGCGCGCTGTGGAACCTGCGCGCCCACGGCGTGCCCGGTGTGATCGTCTCCGCCGACAAGGACTTCGGCCAGCTGCTGGGCGAACACGACGAGCAGTGGGACTACGCCCGCAACCTGCGCTGGGGCCCCGCCGGCGTGCACGAGAAACTCGGCGTGCACCCGCACCAGGTCGCCGACTACCTCGCGCTGTGCGGCGACGCCGTCGACAACATCCCCGGCGTGCCCGGCATCGGTGCCAAGACCGCCGCCGCCCTGCTCAGCCACTTCGGCAGCCTCGAAGCACTACTCGAACGGGTGGACGAAGTCCCCTTCCTGCGCCTGCGCGGCGCCGCCAGTTGCGCCGCCAAGCTGCGCGAGCATGGCGAGCAGGCGTTGCTGTACCGGCGGCTTACCCGCATTGCGCTGGACGCGCCGGTACCGGACGGCGTCGACGCCCTGTGCCGCCGGCGCGGCGACAGCGGTGCACTGCAGAACCTGTGTGAGCGCCTGCGCTTCGGTCCGCTAACGCGCAACCGACTGAACGCCCTGGTCGATGGCGGCGCGGGCGACTGA
- a CDS encoding nitroreductase family protein, giving the protein MAAPLELLLQRHSVPSRQLGAPAPDEATLRELLTAAIRVPDHGKLVPFRLIRLDGEAKLRFGERLAELAIRKQPELSEAKREKERLRYTFAPLVIAVVARLDAASKVPEIEQRLCAGNVAYNLLLGAYTLGYGAQWLTGWGAYDPDVAAILGLAANEHVVAFVHLGTPQIEVPDRERPALDELLSTWSP; this is encoded by the coding sequence ATGGCCGCCCCGCTTGAGCTGCTGCTGCAACGCCACTCCGTCCCCTCGCGCCAGCTCGGCGCGCCCGCGCCCGACGAGGCCACGTTGCGCGAGCTGCTCACCGCCGCGATCCGCGTGCCCGACCACGGCAAGCTGGTGCCGTTCCGGCTGATCCGCCTCGATGGCGAAGCCAAGCTGCGCTTCGGCGAGCGACTGGCCGAACTCGCGATCCGCAAGCAGCCGGAACTGTCCGAGGCCAAGCGCGAGAAGGAGCGCCTGCGTTACACCTTCGCGCCGCTGGTGATCGCGGTGGTCGCGCGACTCGATGCCGCCAGCAAGGTGCCCGAGATCGAGCAGCGCCTGTGCGCCGGCAACGTGGCCTACAACCTCCTGCTCGGCGCCTACACGCTGGGCTACGGTGCGCAATGGCTCACCGGCTGGGGCGCCTACGACCCCGACGTGGCCGCCATCCTCGGCCTGGCCGCGAACGAGCACGTGGTCGCCTTCGTGCACCTGGGCACGCCGCAGATCGAGGTGCCCGACCGCGAGCGTCCCGCACTGGACGAGCTGCTGAGCACGTGGTCGCCATGA